The Sesamum indicum cultivar Zhongzhi No. 13 linkage group LG2, S_indicum_v1.0, whole genome shotgun sequence genome contains a region encoding:
- the LOC105155464 gene encoding peamaclein-like has product MKLLTMATILPALLLLLTTMLETTTADQDPPSDLSAFCKGKCDVRCSLASRKDRCLKYCGICCTKCNCVPSGTFGNKDECPCYRDLKNSKGESKCP; this is encoded by the coding sequence atgaagttgtTGACAATGGCAACTATCCTACCcgccctcctcctcctcctcaccACCATGCTTGAAACAACGACTGCGGATCAAGATCCACCATCGGACCTTTCGGCCTTCTGCAAGGGGAAGTGTGATGTTCGATGCTCGCTAGCCAGCCGGAAAGACCGGTGCCTCAAGTACTGTGGGATATGTTGCACAAAGTGCAACTGTGTGCCGTCAGGGACTTTTGGGAACAAGGATGAGTGCCCTTGTTATAGGGACTTGAAGAACTCTAAGGGTGAATCTAAGTGCCCTTAA
- the LOC105155394 gene encoding peamaclein translates to MDKMKSRILVFAIVLIMITSAMGDDDSSFCDGKCSVRCSKAGRQDRCLKYCGICCEKCHCVPSGTYGNKDECPCYRDMKNSKGNPKCP, encoded by the coding sequence ATGGACAAAATGAAGTCAAGGATTCTTGTATTCGCCATCGTCCTCATTATGATCACCTCTGCGATGGGGGACGACGACTCCAGTTTTTGCGATGGGAAATGCTCGGTTCGGTGCTCCAAGGCGGGGCGGCAGGACCGGTGCCTCAAGTACTGCGGGATATGCTGCGAGAAGTGCCATTGCGTGCCGTCGGGGACATATGGGAACAAGGACGAGTGCCCTTGCTATAGGGACATGAAGAACTCCAAGGGGAACCCCAAGTGCCCTTGA
- the LOC105155395 gene encoding selenoprotein K gives MAYVERGVVKSKRSIWRLRTITDFFWAIINFIAAFFATMFSMEKTEAYRKGSGASKKWDGGGPGGPGNGPYGGGPRGPPRGMNNVRGIDHSSLPACGSCCGG, from the exons ATGGCTTACGTCGAGAGAG GTGTTGTCAAATCTAAGAGATCAATATGGCGATTAAGAACTATCACAGATTTCTTCTGGGCCATCATCAATTTCATTGCGGCCTTCTTTGCAACAATGTTTTCG ATGGAGAAGACTGAAGCTTATCGGAAAGGATCCGGTGCCAGCAAGAAATGGGACGGCGGTGGTCCAGGAGGTCCTGGAAACGGTCCATATGGTGGTGGTCCACGTGGGCCACCTCGTGGAATGAATAATGTTCGAGGAATTGATCACA GCTCTCTTCCTGCATGCGGCTCTTGCTGCGGAGGTTGA
- the LOC105155397 gene encoding flavonol synthase/flavanone 3-hydroxylase-like — MKSVQLVASSIKEDELPSEFIRPENEQPRLTTFQAQHVQVPVLDFGTGETEKLVELVVDASRKWGLFQIVNHGIPNEVIGNLQNAGKQFFDLPQKEKERYAKDPESKCIEGYGCRLKNGWVDHLFNKIWPPSAIDYRFWPTNPPQYRSAAEEYAKHLHEVVNKLLRCLSVGVGLAAEDLKTAIGGEELNYNMKINYYPPCPRPDLALGVPAHTDLCAITILVPNEVQGLQVFQDENWYDVAYIPNALIIHIGDQIEILSNGKYKAVFHRSVVNKEKTRMSWPVFMEPPPHLEIGPHPNLISEQNPPKYKTKKFSDYVYCKLNNLPQ; from the exons atgaaatcagTACAACTTGTTGCCTCTTCAATCAAGGAGGATGAGTTGCCATCGGAATTTATCAGGCCGGAGAACGAGCAACCCCGTTTAACCACGTTCCAGGCGCAGCATGTGCAGGTGCCGGTGTTGGATTTTGGCACCGGAGAGACAGAGAAGCTTGTGGAATTGGTGGTTGATGCAAGCAGGAAGTGGGGGTTGTTCCAGATTGTGAACCATGGGATCCCAAATGAGGTGATAGGTAATTTGCAAAATGCTGGGAAGCAGTTCTTCGACCTGCCgcagaaagagaaagagaggtaTGCAAAGGATCCAGAGAGCAAGTGTATTGAGGGATATGGGTGCAGGCTCAAGAATGGTTGGGTTGATCACTTGTTCAACAAGATATGGCCCCCCTCCGCCATTGATTATCGCTTCTGGCCTACAAATCCACCTCAATATAG GAGCGCTGCAGAAGAGTATGCAAAACATCTACACGAAGTAGTGAACAAGCTGTTGAGATGCCTGTCAGTGGGAGTGGGGCTGGCAGCGGAGGATCTGAAGACGGCCATAGGAGGGGAGGAGTTGAACTACAACATGAAGATAAACTACTATCCGCCGTGCCCCCGCCCGGACTTGGCTCTCGGGGTTCCTGCCCACACTGACCTCTGCGCCATCACTATCTTAGTACCAAACGAAGTTCAGGGACTCCAAGTCTTTCAAGATGAAAATTGGTACGATGTTGCCTATATTCCTAATGCCCTAATCATCCACATAGGGGACCAAATTGAG ATACTGAGCAATGGGAAATACAAGGCGGTGTTTCACAGGTCAGTAGTGAACAAGGAGAAGACGAGGATGTCTTGGCCGGTGTTCATGGAGCCACCACCACATCTTGAAATCGGCCCACATCCTAACCTTATTTCTGAACAAAATCCACCCAAATATAAGACCAAGAAATTCAGTGATTATGTTTATTGCAAGCTCAACAATCTTCCCcagtga